The following are encoded together in the Streptomyces sp. NBC_00358 genome:
- the truA gene encoding tRNA pseudouridine(38-40) synthase TruA: MSDEAEPGFVRVRLDLSYDGSEFSGWAKQAGGRRTVQGEIEDALRTVTRTKDTTYELTVAGRTDAGVHARGQVAHVDLPEELWAEHREKLLKRLAGRLAKDVRVWSLTEAPTGFNARFSAVWRRYAYRVTDEPGGVDPLLRSHVLWHDWPLDVDAMNEAAGRLLGEHDFAAYCKKREGATTIRTLQQLSLVRGADGVITATVRADAFCHNMVRSLIGALLFVGDGHRGPDWPGKVLAAGVRDSAVHVVRPHGLTLEEVGYPADELLAARSLEARNKRTLPGAAGCAGC; this comes from the coding sequence GTGAGTGACGAAGCGGAGCCCGGGTTCGTGCGGGTGCGGTTGGACCTGTCGTACGACGGGAGCGAGTTCTCCGGGTGGGCCAAGCAGGCCGGCGGACGCAGGACCGTCCAGGGGGAGATCGAGGACGCGCTGCGGACGGTGACGCGGACCAAGGACACGACGTACGAGCTCACCGTGGCCGGGCGGACCGACGCAGGGGTGCACGCGCGCGGCCAGGTGGCCCACGTCGACCTCCCCGAGGAGTTGTGGGCCGAGCACCGGGAGAAGCTGCTGAAGCGGCTGGCCGGGCGGCTCGCCAAGGACGTGCGGGTGTGGTCGCTCACCGAGGCGCCGACGGGCTTCAACGCCCGCTTCTCGGCGGTCTGGCGGCGCTACGCCTACCGCGTCACCGACGAACCCGGCGGGGTCGACCCGCTGCTGCGCAGTCATGTCCTGTGGCACGACTGGCCGTTGGACGTGGACGCCATGAACGAGGCGGCCGGGCGGCTGCTGGGGGAGCACGACTTCGCCGCCTACTGCAAGAAGCGCGAGGGTGCGACGACCATCCGTACGCTTCAGCAACTGAGCCTGGTGCGCGGGGCGGACGGTGTCATCACCGCCACCGTGCGGGCCGACGCCTTCTGCCACAACATGGTCCGGTCGCTGATCGGCGCCCTGCTGTTCGTGGGGGACGGGCACCGCGGTCCCGACTGGCCGGGGAAGGTGCTCGCCGCCGGCGTACGGGACTCGGCCGTCCATGTCGTACGGCCGCACGGGCTGACGCTCGAAGAAGTCGGTTACCCCGCGGACGAGTTGCTGGCCGCGCGGAGCTTGGAGGCCCGGAACAAGCGGACGTTGCCGGGAGCCGCCGGATGCGCGGGCTGCTAG
- the rplQ gene encoding 50S ribosomal protein L17, with the protein MPKPAKGARLGGSAAHEKLLLANLAKSLFEHGRITTTEAKARRLRPYAERLVTKAKKGDLHNRRQVLSVITDKSIVHTLFTEIGPRYENRPGGYTRITKIGNRRGDNAPMAVIELVEALTVAQQATGEAEAATKRAVKETEAPAKVEDTKVEDAAEAPAEESKDA; encoded by the coding sequence ATGCCGAAGCCCGCCAAGGGTGCCCGTCTGGGCGGCAGCGCCGCGCACGAGAAGCTGCTCCTCGCGAACCTCGCGAAGTCGCTCTTCGAGCACGGCCGCATCACCACCACCGAGGCCAAGGCCCGTCGCCTGCGTCCCTACGCGGAGCGTCTGGTCACCAAGGCGAAGAAGGGTGACCTTCACAACCGCCGTCAGGTGCTCTCGGTGATCACGGACAAGAGCATCGTGCACACGCTCTTCACCGAGATCGGCCCGCGTTACGAGAACCGCCCGGGTGGCTACACCCGTATCACCAAGATCGGTAACCGTCGTGGCGACAACGCGCCCATGGCTGTCATCGAGCTGGTGGAGGCCCTGACCGTGGCCCAGCAGGCCACCGGTGAGGCCGAGGCGGCCACCAAGCGTGCCGTCAAGGAGACCGAGGCCCCGGCCAAGGTCGAGGACACCAAGGTCGAGGACGCCGCCGAGGCTCCCGCCGAGGAGTCGAAGGACGCCTGA
- a CDS encoding DNA-directed RNA polymerase subunit alpha, with amino-acid sequence MLIAQRPSLTEEVVDEFRSRFVIEPLEPGFGYTLGNSLRRTLLSSIPGAAVTSIRIDGVLHEFTTVPGVKEDVTDLILNIKQLVVSSEHDEPVVMYLRKQGPGLVTAADIAPPAGVEVHNPDLVLATLNGKGKLEMELTVERGRGYVSAVQNKQVGQEIGRIPVDSIYSPVLKVTYKVEATRVEQRTDFDKLIVDVETKQAMRPRDAMASAGKTLVELFGLARELNIDAEGIDMGPSPTDAALAADLALPIEELELTVRSYNCLKREGIHSVGELVARSEADLLDIRNFGAKSIDEVKAKLAGMGLALKDSPPGFDPTAAADAFGADDDADAGFVETEQY; translated from the coding sequence ATGCTGATCGCTCAGCGTCCCTCGTTGACCGAAGAGGTCGTCGACGAATTCCGCTCCCGGTTCGTGATCGAGCCGCTGGAGCCGGGCTTCGGCTACACCCTCGGCAACTCCCTGCGCCGCACCCTCCTCTCGTCGATCCCCGGCGCTGCTGTCACCAGCATCCGCATCGACGGTGTCCTGCACGAGTTCACCACCGTGCCGGGCGTCAAGGAGGACGTCACCGACCTGATCCTCAACATCAAGCAGCTCGTCGTCTCCTCGGAGCACGACGAGCCGGTCGTGATGTACCTGCGCAAGCAGGGCCCGGGTCTGGTCACCGCCGCCGACATCGCGCCCCCGGCCGGTGTCGAGGTCCACAACCCCGACCTCGTCCTCGCCACGCTCAACGGCAAGGGCAAGCTGGAGATGGAGCTGACCGTCGAGCGCGGTCGCGGCTACGTCTCCGCCGTCCAGAACAAGCAGGTCGGTCAGGAGATCGGGCGCATCCCGGTCGACTCGATCTACTCGCCGGTGCTGAAGGTCACGTACAAGGTCGAGGCGACCCGTGTCGAGCAGCGCACCGACTTCGACAAGCTGATCGTCGACGTCGAGACCAAGCAGGCCATGCGTCCCCGTGACGCCATGGCGTCGGCCGGTAAGACCCTGGTCGAGCTGTTCGGTCTGGCCCGCGAGCTCAACATCGACGCCGAGGGCATCGACATGGGCCCGTCCCCCACGGACGCCGCCCTCGCCGCTGATCTCGCCCTGCCGATCGAGGAGCTGGAGCTCACCGTTCGGTCGTACAACTGCCTCAAGCGTGAGGGCATCCACTCCGTGGGTGAGCTCGTCGCCCGCTCCGAGGCCGACCTCCTGGACATCCGCAACTTCGGTGCGAAGTCCATCGACGAGGTCAAGGCGAAGCTGGCCGGCATGGGCCTGGCCCTCAAGGACAGCCCGCCCGGATTCGACCCGACCGCCGCCGCCGACGCCTTCGGCGCCGACGACGACGCGGACGCGGGTTTCGTGGAGACCGAGCAGTACTGA
- the rpsK gene encoding 30S ribosomal protein S11, with the protein MPPKGRQGAAKKVRRKEKKNVAHGHAHIKSTFNNTIVSITDPAGNVISWASAGHVGFKGSRKSTPFAAQMAAESAARRAQEHGMRKVDVFVKGPGSGRETAIRSLQATGLEVGSIQDVTPTPHNGCRPPKRRRV; encoded by the coding sequence ATGCCCCCCAAGGGTCGTCAGGGCGCTGCCAAGAAGGTGCGCCGCAAGGAAAAGAAGAACGTCGCTCACGGGCACGCTCACATCAAGAGCACGTTCAACAACACGATCGTCTCGATCACGGACCCCGCGGGCAACGTGATCTCCTGGGCCTCCGCCGGCCACGTCGGCTTCAAGGGCTCGCGCAAGTCCACCCCCTTCGCCGCGCAGATGGCCGCCGAGTCGGCTGCCCGTCGCGCGCAGGAGCACGGCATGCGCAAGGTTGACGTCTTCGTGAAGGGCCCGGGCTCCGGTCGCGAGACCGCGATCCGCTCCCTCCAGGCCACTGGCCTCGAGGTCGGCTCGATCCAGGACGTCACCCCCACCCCGCACAACGGCTGCCGTCCGCCGAAGCGCCGCCGCGTCTGA
- the rpsM gene encoding 30S ribosomal protein S13 has protein sequence MARVSGVDIPREKRVEVALTYVFGIGRTLSQLTLAETGVNPNTRVRDLSEEELVKIREYVDANIKTEGDLRREIQGDIRRKIEIGCYQGIRHRRGLPVHGQRTSTNARTRKGPRRAIAGKKKPGKK, from the coding sequence ATGGCACGCGTTTCCGGTGTTGACATCCCGCGCGAAAAGCGCGTGGAGGTCGCCCTCACCTACGTGTTCGGCATCGGCCGGACCCTTTCCCAGCTGACGCTGGCCGAGACTGGCGTGAACCCCAACACGCGCGTTCGTGACCTCTCCGAGGAGGAGCTGGTCAAGATCCGCGAGTACGTGGACGCCAACATCAAGACCGAGGGTGACCTCCGTCGCGAGATCCAGGGCGACATTCGCCGCAAGATCGAGATCGGCTGCTACCAGGGCATCCGCCACCGTCGTGGCCTGCCCGTGCACGGTCAGCGCACCAGCACGAACGCTCGTACCCGCAAGGGCCCGCGTCGCGCGATCGCCGGCAAGAAGAAGCCGGGCAAGAAGTAG
- the rpmJ gene encoding 50S ribosomal protein L36, which yields MKVKPSVKKICDKCRVIRRHGRVMVICENPRHKQRQG from the coding sequence ATGAAGGTCAAGCCGAGCGTCAAGAAGATCTGCGACAAGTGCAGGGTGATCCGCCGTCACGGTCGGGTCATGGTCATCTGCGAAAACCCGCGCCACAAGCAGCGCCAGGGCTGA
- the infA gene encoding translation initiation factor IF-1 produces the protein MAKKQGAIEIEGTVVESLPNAMFKVELQNGHQVLAHISGKMRMHYIRILPDDRVVVELSPYDLTRGRIVYRYK, from the coding sequence GTGGCCAAGAAGCAAGGTGCCATCGAGATCGAGGGCACTGTCGTCGAGTCTCTCCCGAACGCCATGTTCAAGGTAGAGCTCCAGAACGGCCACCAGGTCCTGGCGCACATCAGCGGCAAGATGCGCATGCACTACATCCGCATCCTCCCTGACGACCGGGTCGTGGTGGAGTTGTCTCCGTACGACCTGACGCGCGGCCGGATCGTCTACCGCTACAAGTAG
- the map gene encoding type I methionyl aminopeptidase: MVQIKTPEQIAKMREAGLVVAAIHAATREAAVPGATTRDLDEVARKVLAEHGAKSNFLGYGGFPATICTSANEVVVHGIPDDKTVLKDGDIISIDAGAIVDGWHGDAAFTAFVGTGHAPELIELSRVTEESMWAGIAAMKVGNRLVDVSRAIETYIRRQPKPGGGKYGIIEDYGGHGIGTEMHMDPHLLNYVERKRGKGPKLVPGFCLAIEPMVSLGTPRTDVLEDDWTVITTDGTWSSHWEHSVALTAEGPLVLTAPDCGRAKLAEYGVTAAPDPLAG, translated from the coding sequence ATGGTGCAGATCAAGACCCCCGAGCAGATCGCCAAGATGCGTGAGGCGGGGCTGGTCGTCGCGGCGATCCATGCGGCCACGCGGGAAGCGGCGGTGCCCGGTGCGACCACGCGGGACCTGGACGAGGTCGCCCGCAAGGTGCTCGCGGAGCACGGCGCCAAGTCGAACTTCCTCGGGTACGGCGGTTTCCCCGCGACGATCTGCACCTCGGCCAACGAGGTCGTCGTGCATGGCATCCCGGACGACAAGACCGTCCTGAAGGACGGCGACATCATCTCCATCGACGCCGGCGCGATCGTGGACGGCTGGCACGGCGACGCGGCGTTCACGGCGTTCGTGGGCACCGGCCACGCGCCGGAGCTGATCGAGCTCTCCCGGGTGACCGAGGAGTCGATGTGGGCGGGTATCGCGGCCATGAAGGTGGGCAACCGCCTGGTGGACGTCTCCCGGGCCATCGAGACCTACATCCGCCGGCAGCCGAAGCCGGGCGGCGGCAAGTACGGGATCATCGAGGACTACGGCGGCCACGGCATCGGCACCGAGATGCACATGGACCCGCACCTGCTGAACTACGTCGAGCGCAAGCGGGGGAAGGGACCGAAGCTGGTCCCCGGGTTCTGCCTCGCGATCGAGCCGATGGTGTCGCTCGGCACGCCGCGCACGGACGTGCTGGAGGACGACTGGACCGTGATCACCACGGACGGGACCTGGTCCTCGCACTGGGAGCACTCCGTGGCGCTGACGGCGGAGGGGCCGCTGGTCCTCACCGCACCCGACTGCGGCAGGGCGAAGCTCGCCGAGTACGGCGTCACGGCGGCACCCGACCCCCTCGCGGGCTGA
- a CDS encoding adenylate kinase, producing MRIVLVGPPGAGKGTQAAFLAKNLGIPHISTGDLFRANISRQTELGKLAKSYMDKGELVPDEVTIAMAKDRMEQPDAENGFLLDGFPRNVSQAEALDEMLSSEGMKLDAVLDLEVPEDEVVRRIAGRRICRNDSAHVFHVSYKTPKQEGVCDVCGGELYQRDDDSEDTVRTRLEVYHTQTEPIIDYYKAQGLVVTILALGKVEEVTARAMEALSREDA from the coding sequence ATGCGAATCGTCCTCGTCGGGCCGCCCGGTGCCGGGAAGGGAACGCAGGCCGCGTTCCTCGCCAAGAATCTGGGGATCCCGCACATCTCAACGGGCGACCTGTTCCGTGCCAACATCTCGCGGCAGACGGAGCTCGGCAAGCTGGCGAAGTCCTACATGGACAAGGGCGAACTGGTACCGGACGAGGTCACCATCGCCATGGCCAAGGACCGCATGGAGCAGCCCGACGCGGAGAACGGCTTCCTGCTCGACGGCTTCCCGCGCAACGTCTCGCAGGCCGAGGCGCTCGACGAGATGCTGAGCTCCGAGGGCATGAAGCTGGACGCGGTGCTGGACCTGGAGGTCCCCGAGGACGAGGTGGTCCGCCGTATCGCGGGCCGTCGCATCTGCCGCAACGACTCGGCGCACGTCTTCCACGTGTCGTACAAGACGCCGAAGCAGGAAGGCGTCTGTGACGTCTGCGGCGGCGAGCTGTACCAGCGCGACGACGACTCCGAGGACACGGTCCGGACGCGGCTGGAGGTCTACCACACGCAGACCGAGCCGATCATCGACTACTACAAGGCGCAGGGCCTGGTCGTCACGATCCTGGCTCTGGGCAAGGTGGAAGAGGTCACGGCGCGCGCGATGGAGGCGCTGTCCCGCGAGGACGCCTAG
- the secY gene encoding preprotein translocase subunit SecY, producing the protein MLTAFARAFRTPDLRKKLLFTLGIIVVYRVGTHIPIPGVDYKNVQSCMNMADTNRGLFSLINMFSGGALLQITIFALGIMPYITASIILQLLTVVIPRLEALKKEGSAGTAKITQYTRYLTVALAILQGTGLVATARSGALFSGCPVANQIVPDQSIFTTITMVITMTAGTCVVMWLGELITDRGIGNGMSILMFISIAATFPSALWTVKIQGKLAGGWIEFGTVIAVGLCMVGLVVFVEQAQRRIPVQYAKRMIGRRSYGGTSTYIPLKVNQAGVIPVIFASSLLYIPSLIAQFSKSNSGWKTWVTQNLTKGDHPVYIAMYFLLIVFFAFFYVAISFNPEEVADNMKKYGGFIPGIRAGRPTAEYLSYVLNRITWPGSLYLGIIALVPTVALVGFNANQNFPFGGTSILIIVGVGLETVKQIESQLQQRNYEGFLR; encoded by the coding sequence GTGCTCACCGCGTTCGCCCGGGCGTTCAGGACGCCCGACCTGCGCAAGAAGCTGCTCTTCACGCTCGGCATCATCGTGGTCTACCGGGTCGGTACCCACATTCCGATCCCCGGCGTGGACTACAAGAACGTCCAGTCGTGCATGAACATGGCAGACACGAACCGCGGGCTGTTCAGCCTGATCAACATGTTCAGTGGTGGCGCGTTGCTGCAGATCACCATCTTCGCGCTGGGCATCATGCCGTACATCACGGCGAGCATCATTCTTCAGCTGCTCACCGTGGTCATCCCCCGACTGGAAGCCCTCAAGAAGGAGGGCTCGGCCGGGACGGCGAAGATCACGCAGTACACCCGTTATCTGACGGTCGCCCTCGCCATCCTGCAGGGCACCGGCCTGGTGGCCACCGCCCGCAGCGGCGCCCTCTTCTCGGGCTGCCCCGTGGCGAACCAGATCGTCCCGGACCAGTCCATCTTCACCACCATCACGATGGTCATCACGATGACCGCCGGTACCTGCGTCGTCATGTGGCTCGGTGAGCTCATCACCGACCGCGGCATCGGCAACGGCATGTCGATCCTCATGTTCATCTCGATCGCCGCGACCTTCCCGAGCGCGCTGTGGACCGTCAAGATCCAGGGCAAGCTGGCCGGTGGCTGGATCGAGTTCGGCACGGTCATCGCGGTCGGACTGTGCATGGTCGGCCTGGTGGTCTTCGTCGAGCAGGCGCAGCGCCGGATTCCGGTCCAGTACGCGAAGCGCATGATCGGTCGCCGTTCCTACGGCGGCACTTCGACCTACATTCCGCTGAAGGTCAACCAGGCAGGTGTGATCCCTGTCATCTTCGCCTCGTCGCTGCTCTACATTCCGAGCCTGATCGCCCAGTTCTCGAAGAGCAACTCCGGGTGGAAAACGTGGGTCACGCAGAACCTGACCAAGGGTGACCACCCGGTTTACATCGCGATGTACTTCCTTCTGATCGTTTTCTTCGCGTTCTTCTACGTGGCGATCTCGTTCAACCCCGAGGAAGTAGCCGACAACATGAAGAAGTATGGTGGCTTCATCCCGGGCATCCGGGCTGGTCGGCCGACGGCTGAGTACCTCAGTTACGTACTCAACCGGATCACCTGGCCGGGTTCGCTGTATCTGGGGATCATCGCTCTCGTACCGACAGTGGCGTTGGTTGGTTTCAATGCGAACCAGAACTTCCCCTTCGGCGGTACCAGCATCCTGATCATCGTGGGTGTCGGCCTGGAGACTGTGAAGCAGATCGAGAGTCAGCTTCAGCAGCGCAATTACGAAGGGTTCCTCCGCTGA
- the rplO gene encoding 50S ribosomal protein L15, giving the protein MAENNPLKIHNLRPAPGAKTAKTRVGRGEASKGKTAGRGTKGTKARYQVPERFEGGQMPLHMRLPKLKGFRNPFKTEFQVVNLDKLGALYPEGGEVTVEGLVAKGAVRKNSLVKVLGQGEISVALQVTVDAVSGSAKEKITAAGGTVTELV; this is encoded by the coding sequence ATGGCGGAAAACAACCCGCTCAAGATCCACAACCTCCGTCCCGCCCCGGGCGCCAAGACCGCGAAGACCCGTGTCGGTCGTGGTGAGGCGTCGAAGGGTAAGACGGCTGGTCGTGGTACCAAGGGCACGAAGGCCCGCTACCAGGTTCCGGAGCGCTTCGAGGGTGGCCAGATGCCCCTCCACATGCGTCTTCCGAAGCTGAAGGGCTTCCGCAACCCGTTCAAGACCGAGTTCCAGGTCGTGAACCTCGACAAGCTGGGCGCGCTGTACCCGGAGGGTGGCGAGGTCACCGTCGAGGGTCTCGTCGCCAAGGGTGCCGTTCGCAAGAACAGCCTCGTCAAGGTCCTCGGCCAGGGCGAGATCTCCGTGGCGCTGCAGGTGACGGTCGACGCCGTCTCCGGCTCCGCCAAGGAGAAGATCACCGCCGCCGGCGGTACCGTCACCGAGCTCGTCTGA
- the rpmD gene encoding 50S ribosomal protein L30 encodes MARLKVTQTKSYIGSKQNHRDTLRSLGLKGINTQVVKEDRPEFRGMVHTVRHLVTVEEVD; translated from the coding sequence ATGGCTCGCCTCAAGGTCACGCAGACGAAGTCGTACATCGGCAGCAAGCAGAACCACCGTGACACCCTGCGTTCCCTTGGTCTCAAGGGCATCAACACGCAGGTCGTCAAGGAGGACCGCCCCGAGTTCCGCGGAATGGTTCACACCGTCCGCCACCTCGTGACGGTCGAGGAGGTCGACTGA
- the rpsE gene encoding 30S ribosomal protein S5 produces MAGPQRRGSGAGGGERRDRKGRDGGAAAAEKTAYVERVVAINRVAKVVKGGRRFSFTALVVVGDGDGTVGVGYGKAKEVPAAIAKGVEEAKKHFFKVPRIQGTIPHPITGEKAAGVVLLKPASPGTGVIAGGPVRAVLECAGVHDILSKSLGSSNAINIVHATVAALKGLQRPEEIAARRGLPLEDVAPAALLRARAGAGA; encoded by the coding sequence ATGGCTGGACCCCAGCGCCGTGGAAGCGGTGCCGGTGGCGGCGAGCGGCGGGACCGGAAGGGCCGTGACGGCGGCGCTGCTGCCGCCGAGAAGACCGCGTACGTTGAGCGCGTTGTCGCGATCAACCGCGTCGCCAAGGTTGTGAAGGGTGGTCGTCGCTTCAGCTTCACCGCGCTTGTCGTGGTAGGCGATGGTGACGGCACCGTCGGTGTCGGTTACGGCAAGGCCAAGGAGGTGCCGGCCGCGATCGCCAAGGGTGTTGAAGAGGCCAAGAAGCACTTCTTCAAGGTCCCCCGTATCCAGGGCACCATCCCGCACCCGATCACGGGCGAGAAGGCCGCGGGCGTCGTCCTGCTCAAGCCTGCCTCCCCCGGTACCGGCGTTATCGCCGGTGGCCCGGTGCGAGCTGTCCTGGAGTGCGCCGGCGTTCACGACATCCTGTCGAAGTCGCTCGGTTCTTCCAACGCGATCAACATCGTGCACGCGACCGTGGCGGCCCTCAAGGGCCTGCAGCGTCCCGAGGAGATCGCGGCTCGCCGTGGTCTGCCCCTCGAGGACGTCGCCCCCGCGGCTCTCCTTCGTGCACGTGCCGGGGCGGGTGCGTAA
- the rplR gene encoding 50S ribosomal protein L18: MAYGVKIAKGDAYKRAAIKRRHIRIRKHISGTAERPRLVVTRSNRHIVAQVIDDVKGHTLASASTLDTTIRGGEADKSAQAKSVGALVAERAKAAGVEAVVFDRGGNQYAGRIAALADAAREAGLKF; this comes from the coding sequence ATGGCATACGGTGTCAAGATTGCTAAGGGCGACGCTTACAAGCGTGCTGCCATCAAGCGTCGTCACATCCGGATCCGTAAGCACATCTCGGGTACGGCTGAGCGTCCGCGCCTGGTCGTGACGCGCTCCAACCGTCACATCGTGGCCCAGGTCATCGACGACGTTAAGGGTCACACCCTCGCGTCGGCGTCGACCCTGGACACCACGATCCGCGGTGGCGAGGCCGACAAGTCGGCTCAGGCGAAGTCGGTCGGCGCCCTGGTCGCCGAGCGCGCCAAGGCCGCCGGTGTCGAGGCTGTCGTATTCGACCGTGGTGGCAACCAGTACGCCGGGCGCATCGCCGCCCTGGCGGACGCCGCCCGCGAAGCCGGACTCAAGTTCTGA
- the rplF gene encoding 50S ribosomal protein L6 — translation MSRIGKLPITVPAGVDVTIDGRTVAVKGPKGTLSHTIAAPIDIAKGEDGVLNVTRPNDERQNKALHGLSRTLVANMITGVTTGYVKKLEISGVGYRVLAKGSNLEFSLGYSHSITVEAPEGISFKVENPTHFSVEGIDKQKVGEVAANIRKLRKPDPYKAKGVKYEGEVVRRKVGKAGK, via the coding sequence ATGTCGCGTATTGGCAAGCTCCCCATCACGGTTCCCGCCGGCGTGGACGTCACCATCGACGGCCGTACGGTTGCGGTGAAGGGTCCCAAGGGCACCCTCTCTCACACCATTGCGGCGCCGATCGATATCGCTAAGGGCGAGGACGGCGTTCTGAACGTCACCCGCCCGAACGACGAGCGTCAGAACAAGGCCCTCCACGGCCTGTCCCGCACGCTGGTGGCGAACATGATCACCGGCGTGACCACGGGTTACGTGAAGAAGCTCGAAATCAGCGGTGTCGGTTACCGCGTCCTGGCGAAGGGCTCCAACCTGGAGTTCTCGCTCGGCTACAGCCACTCGATCACGGTCGAGGCGCCCGAGGGCATCTCGTTCAAGGTCGAGAACCCGACGCACTTCTCGGTCGAGGGAATCGACAAGCAGAAGGTCGGCGAGGTTGCGGCCAACATCCGCAAGCTGCGCAAGCCCGACCCGTACAAGGCCAAGGGCGTCAAGTACGAGGGCGAAGTCGTCCGGCGCAAGGTCGGAAAGGCGGGTAAGTAA
- the rpsH gene encoding 30S ribosomal protein S8 encodes MTMTDPIADMLTRLRNANSAYHDTVGMPHSKIKSHIAEILQQEGFITGWKVEDAEVGKNLVLELKFGPNRERSIAGIKRISKPGLRVYAKSTSLPKVLGGLGVAIISTSHGLLTDKQAGKKGVGGEVLAYVW; translated from the coding sequence ATGACCATGACTGATCCGATCGCGGACATGCTGACGCGTCTGCGTAACGCGAACTCGGCGTACCACGACACCGTGGGTATGCCGCACAGCAAGATCAAGTCGCACATCGCGGAGATCCTCCAGCAGGAGGGCTTCATCACGGGCTGGAAGGTCGAGGACGCCGAGGTCGGCAAGAACCTCGTTCTCGAGCTGAAGTTCGGCCCGAACCGTGAGCGCTCCATCGCGGGCATCAAGCGGATCTCCAAGCCCGGTCTCCGGGTTTACGCGAAGTCCACCTCCCTGCCCAAGGTGCTTGGCGGCCTCGGCGTGGCGATCATCTCCACGTCGCACGGTCTCCTCACCGACAAGCAGGCCGGCAAGAAGGGCGTAGGCGGAGAAGTTCTCGCCTACGTCTGGTAG
- a CDS encoding type Z 30S ribosomal protein S14 — translation MAKKALIAKAARKPKFGVRGYTRCQRCGRPHSVYRKFGLCRVCLREMAHRGELPGVTKSSW, via the coding sequence ATGGCGAAGAAGGCTCTGATTGCCAAGGCTGCTCGTAAGCCCAAGTTCGGTGTGCGTGGCTACACGCGCTGCCAGCGCTGCGGTCGTCCGCACTCCGTGTACCGCAAGTTCGGCCTGTGCCGCGTCTGCCTTCGTGAGATGGCTCACCGTGGCGAGCTGCCGGGCGTAACCAAGAGCTCCTGGTAG
- the rplE gene encoding 50S ribosomal protein L5: protein MATTTTPRLKTKYREEIAGKLQEEFSYENVMQTPGLVKIVVNMGVGDAARDSKLMDGAIRDLTTITGQKPAVTKARKSIAQFKLREGQPIGAHVTLRGDRMWEFLDRTLSLALPRIRDFRGLSPKQFDGRGNYTFGLTEQVMFHEIDQDKIDRTRGMDITVVTTATNDAEGRALLRHLGFPFKEA, encoded by the coding sequence ATGGCTACCACCACGACTCCGCGTCTCAAGACGAAGTACCGCGAGGAGATCGCGGGCAAGCTGCAGGAAGAGTTCTCCTACGAGAACGTCATGCAGACCCCGGGCCTCGTCAAGATTGTGGTCAACATGGGTGTGGGCGACGCCGCCCGCGACTCCAAGCTGATGGACGGCGCGATTCGCGACCTCACCACGATCACCGGTCAGAAGCCGGCCGTCACCAAGGCCCGCAAGTCCATCGCGCAGTTCAAGCTGCGTGAGGGTCAGCCGATCGGTGCCCACGTCACGCTCCGTGGCGACCGCATGTGGGAGTTCCTGGACCGCACCCTGTCGCTCGCGCTTCCGCGCATCCGCGACTTCCGTGGTCTGTCCCCCAAGCAGTTCGACGGCCGTGGCAACTACACCTTCGGTCTCACGGAGCAGGTCATGTTCCACGAGATCGACCAGGACAAGATCGACCGCACCCGGGGTATGGACATCACCGTGGTGACCACGGCGACCAACGACGCTGAGGGCCGCGCGCTCCTTCGTCACCTCGGCTTCCCCTTCAAGGAGGCGTAA
- the rplX gene encoding 50S ribosomal protein L24 translates to MKIKKGDLVQVITGKDKGKQGKVIAAYPRDERVLVEGVNRVKKHTKAGPTAKGSQAGGIVTTEAPVHVSNVQLVVEKDGNKVVTRVGYRFDDEGNKIRVAKRTGEDI, encoded by the coding sequence ATGAAGATCAAGAAGGGCGACCTGGTTCAGGTCATCACCGGTAAGGACAAGGGCAAGCAGGGCAAGGTCATTGCCGCTTACCCGCGCGACGAGCGCGTCCTGGTCGAGGGTGTCAACCGGGTCAAGAAGCACACGAAGGCCGGACCGACCGCCAAGGGTTCGCAGGCCGGTGGCATCGTCACGACCGAGGCGCCCGTCCACGTCTCCAACGTCCAGCTGGTCGTTGAGAAGGACGGCAACAAGGTCGTCACGCGCGTCGGTTACCGCTTCGACGACGAGGGCAACAAGATCCGCGTTGCCAAGCGGACGGGTGAGGACATCTGA